A region from the Phycisphaeraceae bacterium genome encodes:
- a CDS encoding fatty acid desaturase: protein MQLFKSGVFHPSIDPTHRRPDWAVIIAFIALHVGCLAAPFTFTWSSLFLALGLIWLCAGIGITLCYHRLLTHRSFHTPKWFEYVLTVIGTLNWQGGPIKWVGVHRLHHRDSDLPGDPHSPNNGFNWAHIGWMLYKDHNDFKPREAAKDLMRDKVTKWLDDYFFLPQFALVAILYGIGYSIDRAPFGLGFSFVIWGVCVRTVVVYHGTWLVNSASHIWGYRNFETTDQSRNNWWVAALSFGEGWHNNHHAYQRSAAHGLRWWELDMTYLTIRFLALFGLATKVVVPEAEVPRSRLLRIRDRVAARATERRVRHLDTTPLSWTQRILQLLAVRS from the coding sequence TTGCAACTATTCAAATCGGGTGTATTCCACCCGTCGATCGATCCCACCCACCGCCGTCCGGATTGGGCGGTCATTATTGCGTTCATCGCGCTGCATGTCGGCTGCCTCGCTGCGCCGTTCACCTTTACATGGAGTTCCCTTTTCCTTGCGCTGGGGCTGATCTGGTTATGCGCGGGAATCGGGATCACGCTCTGCTACCACCGGCTGCTGACTCATCGTTCGTTCCATACACCCAAATGGTTTGAGTATGTGCTGACTGTCATCGGTACGCTCAACTGGCAAGGCGGCCCGATCAAGTGGGTCGGCGTTCACCGCCTGCATCACCGTGATTCTGATCTGCCCGGCGACCCGCACTCACCCAACAATGGCTTCAACTGGGCTCACATCGGTTGGATGCTTTACAAAGACCATAACGACTTCAAGCCCCGCGAAGCTGCCAAAGACCTGATGCGCGATAAAGTCACCAAGTGGCTCGACGATTACTTTTTCCTGCCGCAGTTTGCCTTGGTAGCGATACTCTACGGCATCGGATACTCGATTGACCGAGCACCGTTCGGGTTGGGTTTTTCGTTTGTGATCTGGGGCGTCTGCGTGCGCACCGTGGTGGTCTATCACGGCACATGGCTGGTGAACTCCGCCAGCCACATCTGGGGCTACCGCAACTTTGAGACGACCGATCAATCTCGGAACAACTGGTGGGTTGCGGCACTCTCCTTCGGAGAAGGCTGGCATAACAACCATCACGCATACCAGCGCTCCGCAGCGCACGGCCTGCGCTGGTGGGAGCTGGACATGACCTACCTCACGATCCGCTTCCTCGCATTGTTCGGCCTGGCGACGAAAGTTGTCGTGCCCGAGGCTGAGGTGCCGCGCAGCCGCCTGCTCCGCATCCGTGATCGTGTCGCCGCCCGCGCGACCGAGCGCCGCGTCCGCCATCTTGACACCACGCCGTTGTCTTGGACGCAACGGATTCTGCAATTACTGGCGGTACGGTCGTAA
- a CDS encoding glycosyltransferase family 39 protein — protein sequence MKWHHPNDVVEVDAPAYSDPEAPVLSRAKSIVPDAVRSLSIPLFLTLCIGMIWFSLGDHPLKSPSEARYAVVSMNMASGSGWLVPVYENHPHLTKPPLTYWLEAACIRAFGVNELAVRLPSALAGSLTLLLVFGFARRLRGNRFACLATGVMALMPMHLALARLTLTDALLGLFWWMTLMFGFLAVREPADKRWPVFAWLGVALGLLTKGPVAWVPLALLLIWLGLAGRWRDMRALRIPLGFTLSLIPLVLWAGLVWHLDPAAIQIWQHEMVDRARGRGDHNEPIYYFIPILAGGLFPATMLMNLPGINFPWSRAREMARRAEPSVLWVLSVIVPFVMFSLIRGKLPSYLLPLCPPMALLAAGTLQRWLEREDETPHPNIRLPWVVEPFTVIAAIGFLVGIIIMSWRFGPLFALLLWPLGCVVAVGIWAWRNARRRPQTRAPAMIAIFIVLACCWMWGFEIEDSITASHEYDRLVTSLENHLGQSRPLELAFVQTRDASLEFYNRASVPRLTTDEFPAWLAAHPHGVVITTASGWETQMQKWPQAAQKVEPLLLWKRQPLLEDWVVLSGK from the coding sequence ATGAAATGGCATCATCCGAATGATGTAGTTGAGGTTGATGCGCCAGCGTACAGCGATCCAGAAGCGCCAGTCTTGTCTCGCGCCAAGTCGATCGTCCCCGACGCGGTGCGCAGTTTGTCCATACCTCTGTTTCTGACGCTGTGTATAGGGATGATCTGGTTCAGTCTAGGGGATCATCCGTTGAAGAGTCCTTCCGAGGCGCGGTATGCCGTCGTCAGTATGAACATGGCGTCCGGCTCCGGCTGGCTGGTTCCGGTTTATGAAAACCATCCGCATCTGACCAAGCCGCCGCTCACCTACTGGCTTGAAGCAGCATGTATCCGCGCCTTTGGGGTCAATGAACTTGCGGTGCGTCTGCCCTCAGCCCTGGCGGGTTCCCTCACGTTGCTGTTGGTGTTTGGATTCGCGCGAAGATTACGAGGAAACCGCTTTGCTTGTCTGGCCACCGGCGTGATGGCGTTGATGCCGATGCATCTGGCTCTTGCAAGGCTGACGCTCACCGATGCACTGCTCGGCTTGTTCTGGTGGATGACGCTCATGTTCGGTTTTCTTGCCGTGCGGGAACCTGCCGACAAACGCTGGCCGGTCTTTGCGTGGCTGGGTGTGGCCTTGGGGCTGCTTACCAAGGGGCCGGTTGCATGGGTGCCGCTGGCTCTGCTGCTGATCTGGCTCGGCTTGGCGGGACGGTGGCGCGATATGCGAGCTTTGCGGATCCCGCTGGGGTTTACGCTTTCTCTCATTCCACTCGTACTGTGGGCGGGGCTTGTGTGGCATCTCGATCCTGCTGCCATTCAGATCTGGCAGCACGAAATGGTCGATCGGGCGCGCGGTCGAGGTGATCACAACGAACCGATCTACTACTTCATCCCGATCCTCGCGGGAGGACTCTTCCCCGCCACCATGTTGATGAATCTTCCGGGAATCAATTTTCCCTGGTCGCGGGCGCGGGAGATGGCGCGCCGTGCGGAGCCATCCGTGCTCTGGGTACTGTCGGTGATCGTTCCTTTTGTGATGTTCTCGCTGATCCGCGGAAAGCTGCCGAGTTATCTGCTGCCGCTTTGCCCGCCTATGGCACTCTTGGCAGCGGGCACGCTTCAACGCTGGCTGGAACGCGAAGACGAAACACCTCATCCAAACATCCGTCTGCCCTGGGTCGTCGAGCCGTTCACCGTCATCGCAGCGATCGGATTCCTCGTCGGGATCATCATCATGAGTTGGCGTTTTGGTCCTCTGTTCGCCTTGCTGTTGTGGCCGCTGGGTTGCGTGGTTGCGGTTGGTATCTGGGCTTGGCGGAACGCCCGCCGTCGTCCGCAGACACGTGCCCCCGCGATGATCGCCATATTCATCGTGCTTGCCTGCTGCTGGATGTGGGGCTTTGAAATCGAAGACTCCATCACCGCATCGCACGAATACGATCGACTGGTCACCAGCCTGGAAAATCATCTGGGACAATCGCGTCCACTGGAGTTAGCTTTTGTACAGACCCGTGACGCTTCGCTGGAGTTTTACAACCGCGCATCGGTTCCGAGGTTGACAACTGATGAGTTTCCCGCATGGCTCGCAGCACACCCGCACGGGGTTGTTATTACGACCGCTTCGGGTTGGGAAACTCAGATGCAGAAATGGCCCCAAGCCGCTCAAAAGGTGGAACCGCTGTTACTCTGGAAACGCCAGCCGCTGCTCGAGGACTGGGTC
- a CDS encoding phytanoyl-CoA dioxygenase family protein: MNYTITLGVADMPIAQDLRPLQTSNADFENPAKLRKRMQEDGYLFFQGMGPKEKILAVRRAMLTICAEAGWVETRKHDLMEGKWSGAGPFGEGDQEYMTIYKRIVNHPAFNALPEDRFYFDIIGKIVDGPVMMHRMHIGRVSFPQNAAQTTPAHQDWQYIRGTPDTYTIWSPIGDVPIEVGGVKVLRGSHKRGFLEHSLNKEHKFAGMGLLPSDLDNTGGDEWHASAYRLGDCLIFHSHTVHAALPNITADTLRLSMDNRYQKQGDEFGSAATRTHHDL, translated from the coding sequence TTGAACTATACGATAACGCTTGGAGTCGCCGACATGCCGATTGCTCAAGACCTTCGCCCTCTGCAAACATCCAACGCCGACTTTGAAAATCCTGCGAAACTCCGCAAGCGAATGCAGGAGGATGGCTACCTGTTTTTTCAGGGTATGGGACCGAAGGAAAAGATTCTTGCCGTTCGTCGCGCCATGCTGACGATTTGCGCCGAGGCTGGCTGGGTGGAAACGCGCAAGCACGATTTGATGGAAGGTAAATGGTCCGGAGCCGGCCCGTTTGGGGAAGGCGATCAGGAGTACATGACGATCTACAAGCGGATTGTGAATCATCCCGCATTCAACGCGCTGCCTGAAGACCGTTTCTACTTTGACATCATTGGAAAAATCGTCGATGGCCCGGTGATGATGCACCGCATGCACATCGGACGAGTCAGTTTCCCGCAGAACGCGGCCCAGACCACACCCGCACATCAGGATTGGCAGTACATTCGCGGAACTCCCGACACTTACACCATCTGGTCGCCCATCGGTGATGTTCCCATCGAAGTTGGAGGCGTCAAGGTTTTACGTGGATCGCACAAACGCGGATTCCTTGAACACTCGCTCAACAAGGAACACAAGTTCGCGGGCATGGGGCTGCTCCCGTCCGACCTCGATAACACCGGGGGAGATGAGTGGCATGCCTCGGCCTACCGTCTGGGAGATTGCCTGATCTTCCATAGCCACACCGTTCACGCTGCGCTGCCTAATATCACCGCCGATACGTTGCGTTTGAGCATGGATAACCGATATCAGAAGCAGGGCGACGAATTTGGATCAGCCGCCACCCGGACACACCACGATCTATGA